GAAGTATCAGGAAACCTTAAAATCACTTCAATCATCGAAAAAGTTTGATGCTCGAACAATTGGTGAGTGTCTTTCTCACCCTTACCATGTTGATGACTACCGAGTTATCGAATTGTTCTCAATGCTGCAAGATTACGTTTATAATGCTGATCTCACCTGTCAACCTGCTCATGAGAAAGGTTTAGTAATTACACGAAGTTGGACACCCTCAGCAACACTCATTTTCGATGATGGTAATCATGGTGATTGGCAAAAAAACCTTGCTAATCTTCCTCAAGTTACAGTTCCAATTGACCGACTTAGCATCAAAGAAGTTGATAAAATTCCCATCAATAAGTATGCCAATGTAGATGCTTATGAACGCTACTATGACCAAGAAAAAACCCATTATAGCTTTAGACCTCTTCGAGGAGGTTATGCCTATTCCAAAGATATTCTAATCAGAATTGGCAAGGTAAACGATGGTGCAAGACACGAACCTGAGCTATCTTCCTATGACTATAAAAAAGAGCTTGGTTTTATAGACTTACCAGGTGTCTTTAAAAGGTGGAAGTCAATCGGATTTGAGGAAAGATTGAGATACGAGCCGAAAGATGGTAAAGGTGCAACTCTTATATACACAAAGGCTTTAAGTACAGAGACAATATCAGGAGGACTGTAAAATGCCTCATAGCCTCGTCCTCAATCTTTTTCCTATGTCGCCGATTCCACCGGGATATCTGACGGGTAAGCATTTTCATGCGCTGTTTTTGACTTTGGTGAGTTCGGTGGATAGGGAGTTGGGAACTCTGCTGCACGATGCGAAAACTGACAAAGCTTTTGCTCTGAGTCCTCTTCAGGTTAGCAATTATTCCCATCGCGATCGCATCCTGCAATGGGAACACAGACAAGCTATTGCGGCGGGTACTCCTTGCTGGTGGCGGATTTCGCTGTTGGATGATTCTCTGTTCGGACATCTCACTTCTCTTTGGCTGAATTTGAATCCCCAGCATCCTTGGCATTTGGGCCCAGCCGATCTCCAAATTACCAGTATTTTGGGTACGTCTCAATCTAATCAACCTTGGGCGAATTTTTCTAGCTATTCTCAACTTTACGATCGAGCTTCTGATTCGGAACGCCAAATAGAATTTACTTTTTGTACTCCGACTGCTTTTCGTCAGAGTAATTTCGATAATGCTTTACCGACTCGCGAAAGTGTTTTTGGTAGTTTGTTGCGGCGCTGGAATCAGTACAGCGGTATGCCATTTTCGGAAAATGTAAGCGAGTTTATTTATCCGAGTTTTTTCAATATTCGGACGGAGATTGTTACCGATGCTAGGAGTAAGTTTATCGGTTGTGTGGGGGCAATAACCTTTCGGATTTTGGGTGAGGTTGAACCGACTATTATCAAGCAAATTAATGCTTTGGCTGATTTTGCTCTTTACAGCGGTGTCGGACGCAAAACGCCGATGGGAATGGGTATGGTAATCCGACATTTTCCAAAACGTTCAAATCGTTGATATTTATGAATCAAATTGATTACGTTCCAATCGCGGCATTGAATCAGTATGCCTACTGTCCGCATCGCTGCTGGCGAATGTTTTGTGCGGGGGAGTTTACCGATAATCAGTATACCATAGAAGGTACGAGTTTGCACGAGCGCGTTCACACTCTCTCGCAAAATCTTCGCGATGAAACTTGGCAAGTTCGTGCGATTTGGCTGAAATCCGAACAATACAAATTGATTGGAAAATCAGATTTGATTGAATCGGAATCGGGCGAACTTTATCCGGTGGAATACAAGCGCGGACGCAAGGGTGAGTGGGATAATGATGAGTTGCAAGTAGCGGCGCAGGCGATGTGTTTGGAGGAGATGACTGGGAAAAATATCGCCTCTGGTTATGTTTATTACGCTCAATCTCACCAACGTCAATTCGTGGATATTTCTCCCCAGTTGCGGGAGGAGGTAATTGCAACTATTTCGGCTGTTACTATTTTACTAGAAACTGGCAACAGACCGCCTGCAATTTATTCGCAACGTTGTAAAGGTTGCAGTCTTTATTCTCAATGTTTGCCTGAAGTTGCTGTGAAGGTAACTCGCTATCAAGAAGTTAATTAAATTCTTAGGTACGTTGTTGCACTTTAGCGCCAAAGCCAATGGGAGGAAATCAAAATGGGAACTGTTTACATCACTGCTGATGATGCT
The sequence above is a segment of the Aerosakkonema funiforme FACHB-1375 genome. Coding sequences within it:
- the cas6 gene encoding CRISPR-associated endoribonuclease Cas6, with protein sequence MPHSLVLNLFPMSPIPPGYLTGKHFHALFLTLVSSVDRELGTLLHDAKTDKAFALSPLQVSNYSHRDRILQWEHRQAIAAGTPCWWRISLLDDSLFGHLTSLWLNLNPQHPWHLGPADLQITSILGTSQSNQPWANFSSYSQLYDRASDSERQIEFTFCTPTAFRQSNFDNALPTRESVFGSLLRRWNQYSGMPFSENVSEFIYPSFFNIRTEIVTDARSKFIGCVGAITFRILGEVEPTIIKQINALADFALYSGVGRKTPMGMGMVIRHFPKRSNR
- the cas4 gene encoding CRISPR-associated protein Cas4, giving the protein MNQIDYVPIAALNQYAYCPHRCWRMFCAGEFTDNQYTIEGTSLHERVHTLSQNLRDETWQVRAIWLKSEQYKLIGKSDLIESESGELYPVEYKRGRKGEWDNDELQVAAQAMCLEEMTGKNIASGYVYYAQSHQRQFVDISPQLREEVIATISAVTILLETGNRPPAIYSQRCKGCSLYSQCLPEVAVKVTRYQEVN